Below is a genomic region from Miscanthus floridulus cultivar M001 chromosome 1, ASM1932011v1, whole genome shotgun sequence.
GCGCCATCGCGTCATCTCTGGACAGAGAAGCTGCTCGATGATGTCCTCCTCGTCGAGACGCACGCTGCGCAGCCATCGCGGAGCTCGCCCCGTCGCGTCCTCCGTGTCGCGGCCTGGCACTAGCGTCAGCCGGCGAGACCGCCCCGCCGTGCCCCCCGCGCTGCGAGATCTGCCCTGGACGCCTCGAGGAACCTGCGCTGCTTGTCGTCGGGGAGGCAGAGCAGCGACACCTCGCATGCCTCGTGCGCGTCAGGTGACGGCGGCGCCACAGGGCGGAAGTCCATGAGGCTTGCGTACTCGGTGAGAAGGTGCAGCATGTAGTCGTAGACGTCGTGCATGCGGAGGCCCTGCACGAGCCGCTGGCCGCGCCGGCCGACGCGCTCGGCCTCGCCGGGGTTGGCGTTGCCCTAGTCGACGGCGTCCCTGATGGACTCGCACATGCCCATCTCCGTCACCGGACAGTAGTTCACCCGGCACTCCAGGCCCCGACTGAAGAAGTCCTGGTACCGCGGCTCGATCAGCAGCGCCATGGATCTGCACGACAGGATGTACTTGAGGCTGACCGACCATGTGAACCCCTCCGCGTAGATCTTGTACCGCCGCGCCTCCGCGAGCTCCTGGGCAGGAGACGAGCCGCCAGCCACGAGCGAGTACAGAGGGGCATTTTGGTACTTCGGAAAGAAACATGACAGGGTCAACTCAGTCAGCTAACGGATAGATGCATTAAATGGATGGTAGTGctatttatagaaaaaaaaaaatTAACTCGATGTtaaataagaaagttcaaaatttttagtGTTAAATAAAAAAAACTGATTTGTTTCCGTCAAATATATAATTGCCCCAAAAAGGAAAACAGAAACCCTTGTCCTCACCAGCGTCACGTCGGCGACCGACACGACTCGGGAAAGAGACGACAACGGAGCCGGAATAATCTCCGTGCTCCCCATTGGCTCATTCCGGGGGGCATCAGTCTGCTGAGATCGCGACAAACAGAGGCAATCAGTCACTCGGCGCAGTTTTCAATCAGCCGCAATTTGATTCCTTGCAGGAACGATCTCCTGGGATCACGTAATAATTCGTACAATTATTCCCTTGGTTGTAACGTTCAAACCACGGATCACAACACGTGAGGACAAGGAGACGCAAAGATGCAGCAATTTTACTGGAGTAATTAGCATGAATTACTGTTATAATATGCTTGGACTAAGAAAAATGCTGGCAAATTTATTACTCTTACGGCTGTTGATACTACAGTACTAGTattctgtgttttttttttccctCAAACTAGGAATGGTACAGCAAGTAAACAAGGAACCGTTCTACGGTCATGTGGAAACTTGAAACCGCATGCTGAGCTAGTTCTTGATCTTCTTGTCGTTCCTACCTCTTTTCCTCTGCTCCCTCCTTTCTTCCGAGTAGTGCTTCTTCACCAGCATCTTATGCACTGAAACCTTCAGCGCAGCCAGCACTGAAGCTAACACCTCCTCTTGCTTTGTAACGTCAAGGCTTCCTTGCAGTGCCAAAAGGAGCTTCTCACCGTGTGGTACATCGCCGTCTTCAAGGGTTGCAGGACCGGCATCAGAAGAAGATAATCTATCCTTTTGGAAACAGGGTATGATCCTTAAACGGGTTAATAAATGGGAGGAAGCCTGGTTGGGCATGTTTGCTGCACCCATGACAGTCCATAGGAGCTCTGAGGACAAGCTGGATGCTAAGCTAGTAGGAATATAGCTCTTTTCCATCATAATCACCTGCAATTAGATCATGTGTATCAGCTCATCAGCGGGGGTAGAGTAAATGTTGTTGAACAACTGAGGCATGAAAGACTTACCACGATTGAGCCCCACAAATATTCAAATGTTCATCTCAGTTTTATGATTAGTTATCATATTAAGTAAGACAGGCTACTAGCTAGTAAGACTGACGTATTTGCATACCAGACAAATTGTTATAATGGTATAAACAGCATAAGCTACATGATAGGCTTCTTGGTTAGTAAACCAATTCAATAAAACCAGGTTAAACCTAGCATGGAAAAACTTTCTGGTCCTAGAAAGTACTGGCCATCAGCACTGACCCCAAAAAAATAAATTAATGGTAACACTTGTTTATAAACAAGACCTTAGGTGTGCAAGTTATCTCAGGCCACCAAATTGTCTACGAAATAGGCATACCTTTAGGAAAGATAACTTCTTTCCTACTAGATCACATGCTAAAAGCATTACACCACTGAAACTGCAGAGTGAAAAAGACCATGTTAGAACACAATAAATACTATCACTTTCTTGGAGATATATTGCCCCACAAATCAAGCTTACCTTTGAATAGCTACAGCAACCAATGAGCCATCATTACTCGGACATATATCTGCAATGGCTAGACTGCTATCATCTGTTTCATTTGGTCCTAAGAGTTCTCCCATCTGCAAGTAGTTCTAAGAACTGTAATATATACCAAAATAATTTGGAAAATGTTGAAAACTGAGACAGAAAAATTGTATATTAGTCTTTTAACAAAAGATGCAAAGAGATATCTTCAAGATGCTACATTGCTACCTTATCTCTGACTTGAAATGTATCAAGGAGACATCCATTTACATAGTCCCACAGGCGAACCTTAATAGATGAAACAATGTTAGGAGAAGATTCTAGAGAAAAAGGTACATGTCAATACACTTAAAAGACTATGTACCCACAGTTGAATCACCTCCTCCTGATATAAGAAAGCTCTGGTTTTCAGATATGCTAGTGAAGGTGATGCATGACACAAAGCTGCAAGAAGAGTCACGACCAATTATCAATCATAGAATAAGCTCTGAAACTCCTATGATCAGAACATAACCAATAAACCCAAATTGTTATATATATTAAAAGAACCTAAAAACAGAATAAAAACTACAAACAATGGCATTGTACACCAAACATACTCTGTATGCCCAAGGCAAAAGCTCTGTATTTCATGGGCCCCTTTTAGAGGATTCTTTGGGAATAATGTGACCTACAAAATTAATTGCAACACAACAAGAGAATAATCCAAATTTATGCTCCATTGATACAGCCGCCAATCAGTGCAAAGAACAGAAGACATACTCGTATTTTGAAGTCCCTGTCAGCAGTAGCAATGAACCGTCCATCTGGCGAAAACTTCTGCAATCCCAAGCAAATGATAAAGCATGGTTATGCATGACATGAAAGGAGCAACAAATAAAACTGAACTGTAGCAGACTTTTTGGGTTTGCCAATAGATTACACATTCACTACTAAATAAATGTAGGACGTACAAAACCATAGCACAGGTAATATAGAATTTAGAAATTGTTCATACCATGCTAGTGATGATACTGCAATAGTGACCAAGAATTGACACAGGTTTGTTATCAACTGAAACCGGCTCTGCACTATCTTCCCGCAAAGTGACTAACCAAACAACACCAAATTTATCTGCAAAAGTTACATACAGGTCATCGTTGCTAATAGCAACTGCACTGACCCTCTTCTCTGAAGCTCTGCAATTGAAAACATTGCAACAAATTCTTAATCAAATTACATTCTCAAAAGTGTGAAATTCATGGACAGAACTATATAATGAATATGTCTTTTCAGTTAAATAACGTCAATTGCAAAAACAGAATTATTGCAATGGAACAGAGTCCAAGAATACAGATACTGCAAACTTAAAGCCCATTGTTTTGGTGCCAATTTTGTTATTCGCAATGAGAGCAAATGAGCAGAGTGTGGCTTACATAGTCCGGATGCAACGCCACGAATCAGTCTTCCAAACCTTCACAAGTTTGTCGTCACCAGCGGATGCAAACAAAGCTCCACTCACACTGAAACAAATAGCTCTTATAGCGTCTGAATGAGAACGGCCACCACAATCATCTGACAATGAAACTGGCAGACCAGCTCTGGAGGAACAGAGACAGAGTAAATATTTACTTGCACATTCCACCAAGTGAGATGCAGAGAAAAGGCGCTCCACTTCTCACTGGAACATGTGAATTCAGGATTCAGCAATATAAAGCTAAGCACCCAGGACAGTAACAATTTACACAACCTGACTCACAAGAATTCCAAATTGTTTTCTTAAAGGAAAATTTTCCATTCCTCTCCACACGAAACTAAGTTATAAGAGAATATACAACTAACGATAAGCAGATAGATTCAGTTCACTACAGCCTCCGTCAAAATCTACCAATCGTGTGATCAAACACGGGCACTTTCTGCATAAGATGTCCATGTTTAATTAGGAGGCGGCGATGGAAGGGAAGAGGGTATTCTGATTTCGAAACCTGAGATCGAACGCGCGGAGCTCGGGCCCAATGGCGACGGCGACGGAGTTGCCGTGTGGGTGGGCGGCGACGAGCGCCGGCGAGAACTCCGCGGCGCCGCTCACCTCGGGCTCTTCGACCGCTGTGTCCTCCATTGCAGGCTTGCAGCGGGAGGCGGGAGCAGCGGCCGCAAGATAGGGAGATCGGATTCGAATCGAGCGCGAGACGGAGGCGGGGAGGGATTCAGGGATTAGGGTTTACAGGCAGTTCGCACGTGGGGCCCAGAGAACGGTGTCACGAAGAAGAGCCCGGATAGCTTGCGGGCTTGCAGCCCAAACTGCAAAGGCCTTTGGTTTGTTGGTCTTGGGCCTCCACGAACACTATCTCTGTCGGACGGCCCAATCTCACGGAAGGCCGAGATGAACGCAGCACCTTGATGAACGCCTCAGATTCGCCACCCAACGGCCACACCTATATAAAGTATCCCACCCTCCGCTCTCGTCTTCCTCCCCGCCGCCACCACGCGCTCGCCTTTGCTCTCTCTGTCTCCCTTCCTCCATAGCAGGCGCAGGCCAGGAACGCCCAAGGCGACCGCATCTCCAAGATGGTACGCTCCCTGATCCAATCCGCTTATTCATTTCGGTTTTGTTGGTTGCCCTTCGATCTAATGATATTACGCATGCTTTCTTGGAAATCGGAGCAGGTGCTGCAGAACGACATCGACTTGCTCAACCCGCCGGCAGAGCTTGAGAAGCTAAAGCACAAGAAGAAGCGCCTCGTCCAGTCCCCCAACTCCTTCTTCATGGTATACCTGTTCATGCCCTTTTCTAATTTTGCGTTTCTAATCCCGCGTTTCTAATTCTGCGTGATGGTTCCATCAAAAAAAATTCTGCGTGATGGTGTATTGCGACTCATGCCCTAAAGAGACCCATCGAATGCATCATTTGGATCTagttttggaagaaaaaaaaccCAAAACCAAATAGGTTGATTTGGTTAGGAAGAGAGTACCAGAAATTGGATTTAGTATCAATAACTACATAAAAAATTACTTCCAACAAAGAAACAAGACAGCTTAACTGCTCTTGTTTGCCATGTAACATACATGAAGTTGAGCTAGATGCAACAGGATATACATAATTCATCAAATAAGTTAAATAGAGCTAAAATGTGAAAACAGAAATGAAAATGAATTTTAAAGTTATATCTATCAACTTATATTATTGATAT
It encodes:
- the LOC136476438 gene encoding uncharacterized protein isoform X2, coding for MEDTAVEEPEVSGAAEFSPALVAAHPHGNSVAVAIGPELRAFDLSVSGALFASAGDDKLVKVWKTDSWRCIRTIASEKRVSAVAISNDDLYVTFADKFGVVWLVTLREDSAEPVSVDNKPVSILGHYCSIITSMKFSPDGRFIATADRDFKIRVTLFPKNPLKGAHEIQSFCLGHTDFVSCITFTSISENQSFLISGGGDSTVRLWDYVNGCLLDTFQVRDKMGELLGPNETDDSSLAIADICPSNDGSLVAVAIQSFSGVMLLACDLVGKKLSFLKVIMMEKSYIPTSLASSLSSELLWTVMGAANMPNQASSHLLTRLRIIPCFQKDRLSSSDAGPATLEDGDVPHGEKLLLALQGSLDVTKQEEVLASVLAALKVSVHKMLVKKHYSEERREQRKRGRNDKKIKN
- the LOC136476438 gene encoding uncharacterized protein isoform X1, producing the protein MEDTAVEEPEVSGAAEFSPALVAAHPHGNSVAVAIGPELRAFDLRAGLPVSLSDDCGGRSHSDAIRAICFSVSGALFASAGDDKLVKVWKTDSWRCIRTIASEKRVSAVAISNDDLYVTFADKFGVVWLVTLREDSAEPVSVDNKPVSILGHYCSIITSMKFSPDGRFIATADRDFKIRVTLFPKNPLKGAHEIQSFCLGHTDFVSCITFTSISENQSFLISGGGDSTVRLWDYVNGCLLDTFQVRDKMGELLGPNETDDSSLAIADICPSNDGSLVAVAIQSFSGVMLLACDLVGKKLSFLKVIMMEKSYIPTSLASSLSSELLWTVMGAANMPNQASSHLLTRLRIIPCFQKDRLSSSDAGPATLEDGDVPHGEKLLLALQGSLDVTKQEEVLASVLAALKVSVHKMLVKKHYSEERREQRKRGRNDKKIKN